In the Magnetospira sp. QH-2 genome, one interval contains:
- the dnaA gene encoding chromosomal replication initiator protein DnaA — translation MNADGSHLEGQWTRVCTRMRGEIGEAAFRSWLKPMAVHGAESGMVRLAAPTRFMRDWVLDHYADRLRAFWGDENPEIRTIDVVVQQSRTPSVLKESSVPESPAAGRAEAGAARALNQMQADDGISVPLDPRFTFDRFVIGKPNEFAYAAAQRVAETKNVAFNPLFLYGGVGLGKTHLMHAIAAHIRDNDPNRRVVYLSAEKFMYRFIRALREQRAVDFKEHFRSVDVLMIDDVQFIGGKESTQEEFFHTFNALVDQGRQIVVSADKSPSDLEGMEERLKSRLGCGLVADIHATTYELRLGILESKAEHLGIQVPQKVSEFLAHKITSNVRELEGALNRVIAHSQLVGRDISVESTQEVLHDLLRANNRRITIEEIQKKVAEHFNIKMADMHSARRARAVARPRQVAMYLSKQLTSRSLPEIGRKFGGRDHTTVMHAVRKVDELCDGDAGFAEDVELLRRMLGG, via the coding sequence ATGAATGCTGACGGTAGCCATTTGGAAGGCCAATGGACGCGGGTCTGTACGCGCATGCGCGGCGAGATCGGTGAGGCGGCCTTTCGCAGTTGGCTGAAGCCCATGGCGGTACATGGTGCCGAATCGGGCATGGTGCGCCTGGCGGCCCCGACCCGATTCATGCGCGACTGGGTGCTGGATCACTATGCCGATCGCCTGCGGGCCTTCTGGGGCGACGAGAATCCAGAGATTCGCACCATTGACGTGGTGGTACAGCAAAGCCGTACGCCGTCGGTGCTCAAGGAATCCAGCGTGCCCGAATCGCCTGCCGCCGGTCGGGCCGAGGCCGGCGCGGCGCGGGCGTTGAATCAGATGCAGGCCGATGACGGCATTTCCGTGCCCTTGGACCCGCGTTTCACCTTCGACCGATTCGTCATCGGCAAGCCCAATGAGTTTGCCTATGCCGCTGCCCAACGGGTGGCCGAGACCAAGAATGTGGCCTTCAACCCGCTGTTTCTCTATGGCGGGGTCGGGCTGGGCAAGACTCACCTGATGCATGCCATCGCCGCCCATATCCGCGACAACGATCCCAATCGCCGGGTGGTCTATCTGTCGGCGGAAAAATTCATGTACCGCTTCATCCGCGCCCTGCGCGAACAGCGGGCGGTGGACTTCAAGGAGCATTTCCGCTCGGTCGATGTGCTGATGATCGATGACGTGCAGTTCATCGGCGGCAAGGAATCGACCCAGGAAGAGTTTTTCCACACCTTCAATGCCCTGGTGGATCAAGGGCGGCAGATCGTGGTCTCCGCCGACAAATCCCCGTCGGACCTGGAGGGCATGGAAGAACGCCTGAAATCGCGCCTGGGGTGCGGTCTGGTGGCCGATATCCATGCCACCACCTACGAGCTGCGTCTGGGCATCCTCGAATCCAAGGCCGAGCACCTGGGCATTCAGGTGCCGCAAAAGGTCTCCGAATTTCTGGCCCACAAGATCACCTCCAATGTCCGCGAGCTCGAAGGGGCACTCAATCGGGTCATTGCCCACTCTCAGCTGGTGGGTCGCGACATTTCGGTGGAAAGCACCCAAGAGGTGTTGCACGACCTGCTGCGGGCCAACAACCGCCGCATTACCATCGAAGAGATCCAGAAAAAGGTCGCCGAGCATTTCAATATCAAGATGGCCGATATGCATTCCGCCCGTCGGGCCCGGGCCGTGGCCCGCCCGCGGCAGGTGGCCATGTATTTGTCCAAGCAACTGACCAGCCGGTCACTGCCCGAAATCGGCCGTAAATTCGGCGGTCGCGACCATACGACGGTGATGCACGCGGTGCGCAAGGTGGATGAGTTATGCGACGGTGATGCCGGTTTCGCCGAGGACGTGGAACTGCTGCGTCGGATGCTGGGTGGCTGA